Within the Polymorphobacter megasporae genome, the region GACGCAATACGCACCGGTGTTTTTGTCGAACTATCAGGCGCCGCGAACTTTCGGCGGGCGGGTCCGGTTGAACTTCTAAACTGCGCGACGAAGGAAACCGGTTGATGTTAGCGTATCCCAAAGCGACGCTGGTAATTGCCAGCGCCGCAGCCTTCGCTGCGCCAGCTGTCGGCGCTCCGCAATCGGCGCAGGACCGCGCGGCGGCAATCGTGGTCAAAATGACGACGGCGGAGAAGCTCGCGCTCATTCACGGCTATTTTCCGCCGTTAGCAAAGCCGGTTCCGCCTGTCCCGATGGTGCCGTCAGCAGGCTATATTCCGGGGATCGCCCGGCTCGGCATACCCGCGCTGCGCGAAAGCGACGCCAGCCTCGGCGTCGCCAATCAGGTTGAGCAGCGCAAGGGCGACGTCGCCACTGCGCTGCCGGCAGGGTTGGCAACCGCGGCGAGCTTCGACCTCGAGTTGGCTTATGCTGGCGGGGCGATGATCGGAGCCGAAGCCCGCGCAAAGGGCTTCAACGTCCTACTAGCCGGCGGGGTCAACCTGACGCGCGACCCGTGGAACGGTCGTAATTTTGAATATCTTGGCGAAGACCCTCTCCTCGCCGGCACGCTTGCGGGCGAGGCGATACGCGGCGTTCAGAGCAATCACATTGTATCGACGGTCAAGCACTTCGTGCTTAATTCGCAGGAGACGGGGCGGATGGTGCTCGACGCGCGAATTGCGCCCCAGGCGCTCCGCGAGAGCGACCTCCTCGCGTTTCAATTGGCGATCGAACGCGGGCAGCCGGGGTCGGTGATGTGCGCATACAACCGGGTCAACGGCGAGTATGCGTGCGAGAATGCGGCGCTGCTGACCGGCGTGTTGAAAGGCGACTGGGGCTATCGCGGCTGGGTCATGTCGGACTGGGGTGCGGTCCACTCGACCGACAAGGCCGTGATGTCGGGCCTCGACCAGGAATCGGGGCAAGAACTCGACAAAATCGACTATTTTGCCGCCCCGCTGGAGCGGGCGATCGCCACGGGGGGCATCCCGGCGGCAAGACTCGATGACATGACGCGCCGCATAGTGTTCGGCATGGTCGACACCGGCTTGTTAGACGACCCGGTGCCGACGACGCCGCATCAGATCGACTACGCGGCTCACGCGATAGTCGCGCAACGCGTTGCCGAGGAGGGGATGGTCTTGCTCAAGAACGAAAGCGGGCTGCTGCCGTTCGCCGCAACCACGAAGCGGATCGTGCTGATCGGCGGCCATGCGGACGTCGGCGTCTTGTCTGGCGGGGGATCGTCACAGGTCCGTTCCGTGGGCGGTGCACCGGTCGAAATTCCGCTCAAGTCGGGCGCAGCGGCGTCGTTCGCGCGGACGACGTGGCACGCGTCGTCGCCGCTGCGCGCGCTGCGCGCTGCGTTTCCGGAAGCGAGGATCACTTATGTCGACGGCAGAAGTCTCGCCGCCGCCCAGACGGCCGCGCGCTACGCCGACCTTGCGATCGTCTTCGCGACACAGTGGCAGACCGAGGCGATGGACGCCGCGATCCTCGCGCTGCCCGACAACCAGGACGCGCTTATTGACGCGGTAGCAGCGGCTAATAAGCGGACACTCGTCGTCCTCGAAACCGGCGGCCCCGTACTGATGCCATGGCTCGGCCGAGTGTCGGCGGTGTTGCAGGCGTGGTATCCGGGGCAGCGCGGCGGTGAGGCGCTCGCTAGGCTGCTGAGCGGCGCGGTAAATCCGAGCGGGCATCTGCCGATAACTTTCCCCATACGCGCCGACGACGCACCGCGCCCTGGGCCGGTCGGGATCGCCGGTATCGACGCCGATGGCAGGGGCGCGCCGTTCACGGTCGACTATATCGAGGGTGCCGACGTTGGCTACCGTTGGTACGCGCTGAAGCACCGCAAGCCACTGTTCGCGTTCGGCTTTGGGTTGTCGTACACGACCTTCCGCTATGACCGGATTAAGATAAATAAAATGCAGGTCAGCTTCGACGTGACCAACGTAGGTCACACGGCCGGGGCCGACGTGCCGCAGGTTTATGTCGAGGCGGCGGGCAGCGCGGGGACAAAGACCTTCCGGCTAGCAGGGTGGACACGTGTGATGCTTGCGCCAAACGAGACAAAACATGTAACCGTCGCTCTCGAGCCGCGTACCTTCGCGCGATTCGGCGACAAGGGCGATTGGTCAATTGCGCCGGACAACTATCGCCTAGCGGTTGGGCATTTCGCTGGCGACACTGCACTGGCTACAACGATCCATTTGCCGCTAATCCAATCTAATCAGTGACGCTGCGTTAAAGCGATCAATCCCCAGCCGAGCGCGGCGCCACCTTCGTCGATTTGTAAAATTGCGTAGCACGGTGACCGGCTGTTTCAGCATGTAACCCTTTGAGGTCATGCCGTAAGCGACTTTGACTAGGGGTCCTGTTTAAATGCCGATCAACATCTTGGGATCGCGGTAGTTTTCCGGGCAGCTTTTCCAGCGCGTGCTGCGGCAATACCGCCTTCCGTACGTCCCGCGTTAGACGGCCGCCGCCGCGGCTCGCGATGGGTCAAATGTCAGCAATCCCGTCGTAAAATCCCAAGAGTGGTCAGGCGGCTACCAGCCCCAAATCAGACATGCGGCAAGCAACTACAAAACTCAGCTTTCCGCCCAGAGCGGCCGCGTCTAAACCATATAGATCCTCAAAAGACTGTCATCCAGTGACCCGCTGGAGCTTGCAATTCAAGACAGTCGCTTTCGTCCGAAGGCAGGATCATGCGATCATGCCGGACACCCGCGGAGACGGCCTCCGCTCTGCTTGGCCGGCAACTGGCGCCGGTCCGTTGCTCTCGAAGCGTGCGCGACTTGCCGCAGGCAAAGGCTCTTACCGCATGAACAAGCGGGGCGGTCCTAGTCTAGAGCGACGCGCACGGACATGCGAAGGCAGCCCCGGAGGTCGAGATGGATCGTCCTTCCCGTATCCAGCAACCGGAGGTTGACCGTCTCGCAGGTCGGGCAACGGAGCACGAGGCCGGTGCCCCTCCCGTACAACGCGAGAGTCGCAAGCGCCCCCTCGCGACCACATTCCCCGCACACGACCACCGCGCCGGTGACATCCGAGGCGAACAGCCTACTCAGGGGGCCGGCGGCCGCGTTCCCGTCTAGCGGGTGTACTACATCAGTCATCAGTTAGCTCCCGTGGGTCCGAAACGCTCGGTTCGTATCCTCTCCTCGGCATACCCGAGCGCCACGAGGTCGGCAGCGACCTGCTCGACGAACGGGGTCGGACCACAGACGTACGCTAACGGGTCGTCAGTCGGGGGAAAGCCGATGCGCTCGAGCATCACCCGGTCGACCCGTCCGAGTGCACCGCTCCAGACGACGGGCCGCTCACGCGTCAAAGTGTAGAGTATCCGAGGTCCATCGGTGGCGGCGGTCATCCCATCGAGTTCGTCACGGTAGATGATGCTTGCCTGGTCGCGAGAAGAATAGAGCAAGCGGGCGGCTGGCGGTTTCAGTGCCTGGGCTCGTGCGCGCAGTATCGACATCATAGGAGCAACTCCCGAGCCTCCGGCGATCAGAAGCAACGGATTTCCGTCCTCCAGGCTCCAGACGAAATACCCGCCGATGGGGCCACGAAGCTCGAGATCGTCCGAAACACGGACATCATCCAGCAGGAAGGGCGACACCTCCCCGTCAGCGACGCGCTCGACGGTGATGGCGACCGCCGTGCCGTCGTTCGCCGACGCGATCGAGTAACTGCGTTGGGCTTCGTACCCGTCCGCTGCAGTCAGCCGCAGGTCCACATGCTGACCCGCCTTGTGTCCGGGCCAGCCGGGGACGTCGAGGACGAGCGTCGCGACGTGCGGCGTCTCGGGACGCCTCGCGATCACGGTTGCGGTCCGCCAGCGCAAAGGCAGGAGCGCAGCGCTAGTCATGCGTCGCCCGTGTAGCGCTGCTCGCGCCAGGGGTCGCCGTAGACGTGATACCCCAGCGATTCCCAGAAGCCCGGATGGTCACGGTCGCAGAAATGCAAGCCGCGGACCCACTTGGCGCTCTTCCAGAAGTACAGGTGCGGAACCAGCAACCGCGCCGGGCCGCCGTGGGCCGGCGTCAGGGGGTCGCCGCCGAAATGCGTCGCGACCATGGCCTTTCCGTCGATGAGGTCCGCCACAGGCAGGTTCGTCGTGTACCCGCCGTCGCATTCGGCCGTGACGAACCTGCCCGGCGGGTTCGTTAGACCGGCCCCCTTCAGGAGATCGTCCACGGTCACCCCGCGCCAGACCGTGTCCAGCTTGGTCCACTTCGTGACGCAATGGATGTCCGTGGTCATCTCGGACTGCGGCAGGGCCTCGAAGTCGGCCCAGCTCAAAACGGTCAGGTCGCGCTCTGCGTCGCGCAGCGACAGCGACCAATGCTCTAAGTGCGTTCGCGGCGTCGGGCCTGCAGTCAGAACGGGAAAATCGGAGACCAGATGCTGCCCGGGAGGGACACGTCCCGAATACTGACCCGCCGGCCGACCTCGTCCTGAAAAGCCGCGGGTGATGACCATCAAGCAGTTCCCGAACCAATCCGAAGTTCAGGCATCAACGGTCCTCGCGGAGCGGAGGATCCGGACATCGCGCCCTTCGACGACATCCGCCCGAGCTATGCGCAAGATGGCGCAGACGACGGCAGGATCGGGCCGTTTCCCGAAGTCGACGCCAGGCGGACCAGACGCTGATCACCGTTGCCTGAACTTGAGCGGCGAGGTTCCGGTGATGAGCTTGAACATCCTCGAGAACTGGGCCGCGCTGTTGAAGCCGCATTCGCGGGCGACATCGCTCATGGATCCGTCGCCGCTGGACAGGAGATCCTTCGCCCGCTGGGTCCGTCGGATCAGCAGGTACCTGTACGGCGGCATTCCCGTGGCCGTCGCGAAGGCCCGGCTGAAATGGAACGGGCTTGCTCCAGCCGCCGCCGCCAGATCCGTCAAGGCGACGTCCTCGGCCAGGTTGGCCTCCATGAAGTCCAGCACCCGTCGTAGACGATATGGAGCGATCGAGTGCCGTTGTCTCAGTGGCGCCGACGGCGCGTTGGCGTACGTTCTGAGTAGCCGCAACTGAAGCGAGTGCAGCAGAGTGTCAACGTAGAGGCGCGATGCCGAGGTCGTCCCTGCGATCTCCTCCAGCAACTCGAGAAACAGCATCTGAAGGAGCGAATCCCGGAAGCCGAGCCGATCCTCGAGGCAAAGCGCCGCATTGTCGCGGTCGAGCTCCTCCAAGCTGACGCGGTTGAGCAGGCTCGGCGTCAGGTAGATGTGCGCGAACTCGATCGGGCCGTCTGTGTGCCAGTCGAAGGCCGCACCGGCTGGAACGATGGATAGTGCGCCCGTGTCTGTCTCGACCGTTCTTGCACCGCCTTCACCGCGACGCATTATCCGTTTGGGGCCGCCCAGGTGTATGGTCAGATAATGCTGATCCAGCGCCGGCTGCACGATGTGGGCATCGACGTCACACCACCAGCGGATCAGCGTCCGCGTCGATCCGCTCCCCCTGCTGCTCACCAAGGGCGGCGCGGAAATCCCATCCCAACATAGCGGGGAGACTGGATAGGGCGGGGCGCCTGCGACGGTCATCAACTAGCCTCACATCGATTTTAGCGACGTTCCGGCCTTCGCGCGAGACGCACTCGATATCGAAACCCTAGTTCCTGGATTGGCGTCGGCCCGTTCAATCCGAGCCGAGAGCCGGTGTGCGATCGCGCTTACGATGCTGCTCCCCAAGCCAGCATGACGGAGCAGCGGGTTGGTGGGGATGCCGACGCCGTCGTCGACGACGGAGAGCAACCAGTCCTTGTCACGGCCGTTGTACGTGACGTTGATCGTACCACCGCGGCGATTCACGAAGGCGTGCTTCAGCGCATTGATGACCAGCTCTGTCACCACCAGCCCAATGCTCATCGAGAAGTCGGCCGTGGCCATGCTGTCGTCGACCTCCACGTGAAGCTCCAGATTTTGGTCGCTGTTCATCATTGAAGCGCGGATGCTCTGGCAAAGCTCGGTCAGGTAGGCGCGCATCCCGACGTCGCTGTCCGTCACGGAAGAAAGATGGCGCTGGATCGCGGCTACGGACATGACGCGGCGGTGGGCATCGTAGAGATGGGTCCGCGTCTCCTCGGACTGAATTCGACTTGCGCTCTGCATCAGAACACTCGCTATGATCTGCAGGCTGTTGGCGATACGGTGCTGAAGCTCCTTGAGGAGCACCGTCTTCTCAAGCAGGGCCTTCTCTCTGATCCGTTCGGTCAGACGCGCATCGGTGACGTCGGCGATCGTCAAAAGCATACGCGTGTTGCCGGGGTCAGCGTAGGTCAGCCGTTCCGCCCCGAGTACGAGGCGTCGGGAGCCTCGACCGCGCCGGACGTGGTCGATCTCCTGCTTTCCAGCCTGCGGATGACCGGAGATCGTCGCATTTAGCAGCGAGCGGAGTTCAGGCACGTCCCATTCACTATCCTGCATTTCGTAAAGCGACAGTCCCGTCTCCCTCACTGTTTCCATCTGGTAGATTTGAACGAACGACCTGCTCGCGGCTAGGACGGTGCAGTCGCCGTCCAACAAGACGAGCGGCACCTCGGATGCGGCAATGATCGCCATCAGAAGACTGTTCACCGCCTGGGCGGCCATTATTTGTTCCAGCATCCGCGAAGGCCTCACTTCCAAAGACTTTAAGGACGGCGTGTCTGCAGTCGATCACCGCACCCGTTCCTTGCTTCAAGCGATTGTGCGCCGCCCACTCCGTTCATCTATCACGGAACCTCGGCGCGGCTTACTTCCAATTATGCGGTTACGCTCAGCTCGCGGCGAACTTCCGGCAAGAACACGCCTAATGCGGTGATCTTAATGCGCATCTTGCGCCGTAGTGCTTCTCCTGAATCGCACTCGGCAAACGCAGGTCATTTGCGTGACGACCGGTGATACAAGGTTCCCAAGGTCGGATACCGGCGACATGCCGGTTCGCGGGCCGTCACGCCGGCCGCCGCGACCCTGCAACGGGATGTCTGAAAGCGGCGGTATTTCGCGAGGAATGCAGTCGACGACGTGTCGTCGCAGGACGGCGGTTACCTTGCCGGCATCATGACCTACAAGGAGCACAGCGAAATGCGAAAGACCTTGTTTACCCTCTCTCTCCTCCTGATCGCGGCAGCCGCGCCGGCCGTCGCGCAGGATGCCATGGCGAAGCACGACGGGATGCAGGCGGAAACGCCGAAGATGTCCGCCGCTGACACGCGCGAGATGAAGGCTTGCAACGCGATGTCCCACGACAAGATGATGAAGAACGCCGGCTGCAAGAAGCTCGCGGCCGCCAATCCCGACATGATGAAGCACGATGCGATGCAGCCAGCTCACTGAGCCAGCAGGCATAGACGACGTGCAGTGGTGCCTCGCCGTGGCCACGCCGTTTGTCAGAAGCCGCGTAGCCGGTGCGGTCACGACGGATGGCAGATCGCAGGTGCCGAAATTACCCGCCGTCCAACCGTCTGTTCGTATGCGCCGGCTTCACGATCGGACAGGGGCTTTGCTGGCGGGTCAACCGTCGATCGCTTCGGTCTCCGGCGCGGCTCCGGCCAGGTGATGGCCGGGATTCAGTCCTTGAAGACGACAGTCGATTGACGCGTGCGGTCGACTGTTAGCCGTGTTACGTCGGGACGGCTGTAGTGGCCCGCGACGTCGAAGTTCTGCCGCTCGCGACGTACAATCGCATGATCGAGTCCCGCGATGATCAACACCTCGCGGCCGATCTGGGGCGGAACGACGAATCCGCCGTCCGGACCGGCGATCGCCGAGCCGCCGTTGGCGAACGACGTCCGCCCCGACCTCCTCATCGCGTCACCGGCAGGGAAATCGTTCGGAATGTGCTCGGGCGCCATCACCGATGATGCTGAGATGACGTAACTACGGCTTTCGCGCGCGATGAAGCGCGTGATGTCGACCGTATTATGGTCCCCACCGGGCCAAACCGCGACGTGCAAATCCTCACCTTGCGCGTAGAGGGCGGCGCGCGGGAGCGGCATCCAGTTCTCGTAGCAATTGAGACCGCCGACCCGAAACGGAGGCAGTGGATGAACACGTAGGCCTTGACCGTCCCCGGCAGCCCAGACGAGGCGTTCCTCGTAGGTGGGTTGCAGCTTGCGATGAGCGCTCGCGACATGTCCCTCGGGATCGATGTACACGAGCGTGCAGTAGAGACTGTGACTCCCGCGGTCGGGTGCAGCTTCGACGACACCGAGATAGATCGCCATGCCCGCAGATCGTGCGACTTTCTGCAGAGGCTCAAGATCACCGCGCTCGATGACCACGCTTTGCTCGAGATAACGTGAGAACAGATCTTTCTGGTGCGGATCGTCGAACCGGGCACCTTCGCTATGCTCAAGCCAGAACGGATAGCCGGGAACCAGCGCCTCTCCGAAGCACACCAGCCTGCAGCCCGCCGCCGCCGCCTGCTGTGCCACTTCAAACGTCTTGGCGAGGGTAGCCGCCCGGTCGAACCAGACCGGCGCGATCTGCCCTATTCCGACGCACAGCCTGTCTTTAGGAGCGGTCGCGCCGGAGAGCGGATAACGAAATACGTCCATCAGGCTCCCGAAGTCCTCGTCAACGGAGACGGAACGATAGTTTAGCATGCACGTCTGAGGCTGTCCCCTCGCAAGCCGCGCGACGAGGGGCAACTAGTGGCACCATCCTCCAGAGTGAAATCTTCACGAGCCTCGCCTGAACCGTGTTGGCGTCATGCCTGTCATTTGCTTGAACATGCGGGCGAACTGACCGGAGGTCCTGAATCCGCAGAGGGCCGCGACGGCGCCGATGTTCAGCTTCCCGTCGGCGAGCGCCCTCTTGGCGACGGCGACCCGTCGTGAGGTCAGATACGCATACGGAGTGCTCCCGGTCGCGTTCTTGAAGGCCCGCGTGAAGTGAAAGGCGCTGACGCCCGCGATCTCGGCGAGTTCCGTGACGCCGACGTCCGTCGCGAGGTTGGCTTCGATGTAGTCGATCACCCGCCGGGTCCGTTCGGGAGCAAGCGCCAACCGTCTTGGGGATGCGCTAAGGCCGGCATTGGCGAACAGTCGCACCAGACGCAGCACCAGTGCGTTAAACAACGTGTCCAGGAACAGCTTGGAGCCGCCATGCATGGAGCCGAGCTCGGCGAGCATGGTCGTGAACAGCGCCTCGGCTAGCGGATCGACGACGCCGAGCGGATCCTGCAGCGAATGCCCGCGGTGGTCCTTGTCGAGCACCTCGTCGGAAACTTGGTGCAAGATCGCCGGAGAGAAGTAGAGTTCCGCGTAGTCGACCGGACCTGTGGTTGACCAGTCATAGGCGGCGCCCCACGGCGTGATTGAAAGCGCGCCAGGACGGACTTCGGCCTGAGCGACGCCGCCTTCACCGCTGCGGACAATGCGCCGTGCATTGCCGAGGTGCAGCGTCAAGCAGTGCTGATCGAGCGGCGGATAGCTTTCCGGCTCGACCTCGCGCCAAAGCCGCACCGTTCCGCGCTCCCATCCGGTCTGGTCGCTGCTGAGCACCGGCGGGGTGGACAGCCGGGCCGCCAAATCATCGGGTGAGATGCAATCCAGGCGGTCGACCGATGGCATTCGTCACTCCGAGGAAGGAACGAGGTCGCTCAGGGAGCGATCTCGGCGAGCATCATGTCCGTACCCTTGTGGGCCAGGGCCATCACAGCGGCGTTCGTGTTGCCACTGACGATGTTGGGCATGATAGAGGCGTCGATCACGCGGAGACCCCGAACCCCGCGAACCCTCAGCGATGCGTCAACGACGGCACCGTCGTCGCAACCCATCCGGCATGTTCCGACAGGATGCAACATGCAGGACATGTTCTCACGTGCGTAAGCTGTCAGGTCGGCGTCGCTCTGGACTGCAGCGCCAGGCAGCAGTTCGGGCTTCAGCACGGCTTTGAGTGCCGGCGCGTTCAGCACCTCACGTGCGTAGCGTAACCCGAGCAGCATCGTACGCATGTCATCGGGATGCGACAGGTAGTTCGGATCGATCAACGCCATCGATTTGGGATCGGCATCCTTGAGCGTGAGTCGCCCACGGCTCTTCGGCTGAAGCACCACGTTCTCTAGCGTCAGCCCCGGCTCGGGATCGAGTTGACCGAGCGCCCGCCGCGCGATGACGGGGGCGTGGAAGCATTGCACCGTCGGCTCTTGGTCTGGAAACTCGGGATTGAAATGGGCTACCGTCTCGATGCCGTTGCTCGAGGCAGGGCCGCTCTTCGTGCCGATGTACCTGAGCCCGGCCTTGAACGCTCCAAACAGCGAGCTGTCTTTCAGATAGCCCATCTCCGTGTACGACTGCGCGATGACGGGCACCTCGGGGTGGTCGTGGAGATTCTCGCCGACACCTTCCGATCGAACCGCTACGGGAATGCCGTGCCTGGCCAGTTCGGCCTCCGGCCCGATCCCAGAAAGCATCAGAAGACGCGGAGTGCTTAGCGCGCCGGCACAGAGCACGATCTCTGCCGCGTACACGCGCTCGACGACGCCGGAGTGCATGAGTTCGACGCCGATCGCCCGATCGCCTTCAACGATCACCCGCGTCACCAGCGCACCCGTCCTGACCGTGAGGTTGGGTCGCGTCTCGGCGGGATGGAGGTAGGCGTGCGCGGAACTGCACCGTTCGGCATTCGCCACGTTGAGCTGGCATGGTCCGACGCCGCGCTGTTGCCCGCCATTGTAGTCGGGGTTGTAGGGCAGCCCGACCTGCTGAAACGCCTTGAGCACGGCCCGGTTGATCGGCGCGATCGCCAACGGCTGCGATACAGTGACGGGCCCGTCTGCACCGTGCGTGGGGCCCGCGAACACCTCATTTTCCTCCATCGCTCGAAAATGCGGCAGCATGTCCGCGAACGACCACGCGCTCCCGTCACCGGCCGCGACCTGCCAAGCGTCGTAGTCGCGCGGCTGGCCGATCACCCAGACCATCGCGTTTATCGAGCCGCTTCCGCCGAGACCACGCCCCTGGACCAACGGAATCCGGCGACCACCCAGATGCTGCTGGGCGACGGTTTCGTACGGATACATGAACTGCCCATATTCGAGCAGCTTGGAGAAGCCTGCGGGAATGCTGATCAGAGGCGACCAGTCCCGTCCGCCATCCTCAAGGACGAGGACCCGCGCTTCGGTCTCGGCTGCGAGCCTACCGGCGACTATGCAGCCCGCAGAGCCAGCACCGACCACGATGACGTCGTACGCGACCGAGCGGTCAACCGTTGGAGCTTCCATCGACTTCTCCTCTGATCCGAGCGGCCGCATCACGCGGCCTCAATATGGCCTGCGACGCTCGCCACCAGACCCGGTATCGCGGCCAGGGCCGTGGCGACCGAAGCGGCGTGCCTGACGTCCCCGAACTCCTGGTACTCGACACCGACATGGAACATGTCCTGCACACCTAGATACCCGCGCACGGTGGCGATGTGTGTGTCGAGATGGTTCATCGTTGCTCGCGGGCCGCCAGACGCGAAGCCGAACTCACCCGTTGAGGTTAGCAGGACCAACGACTTCCCGAAGAGCATGGCTTCGAGTGGATAGTCGCCGCGCTCAAGGTCGAACGAGAAGGTGCGGCCGACGCGCACGACCAGGTCGACCCAGGCCTTCAACCGCGCCGGCATGCCGTAGTTGAACATCGGGGTACCGAGCAACAGGACGTCGGCAGCCTCAAGTTCGTCGATCAGTTCGTCTGAATCGGCGAGCGCGTCCCTCATTTCGGTCGTACGGGAAGCCGGGTCGGTGAACGCCGCCGCGATCCATGACTCATCGACGAAGTGCGGCGGGCAGACGGAGAGATCACGCCGGAGGACGGTGGTGCGAGGCGAGGCGGTCAACCAAGCGTCAACAAAGGCCTTGCTAAGCCGCCTCGAGATCGAGCGCTCGCCTCGTACGCTGGAGTCGATGTGGAGCAAAACCGTCATCGTCCGCAATCCTCCCGTTTCGAGACGCTCCGGCCCCGCGCGTTCGCAAAGCGATCGGCGACCCGTCGGCGCCGGACGAATTGTGAAGAATATACACCGCGGCCTCCAACAATGTCCCTGCGGCCCGGCACGTCGGCTCTGTAAAGCGCAAGATGAGCCGAATGCCGCAGGTTCGGCTGGCATGCCGCGGACGCGTCGACGCGTCCGGTGCAATCAGGACGGGTGCCGCCGTCGGTCGAGCGGCGATCATAGGCACGTCGCACGCTTAAAGCGGACGCACAGGAACAGGCATGCGGCCAGGATGCCCGCCAAGACGACGAAATAGGCGTAGCGCTTTCGCAACTCCGTCATGTATCGTCGTCGTGCATAAACATGCCCGCGATGCCTGCAGACGAGCAGTTCTCGTTTCACAGACAATATAATTAAATAGCGAGTAATTTACACGGCTTCACGCAAATTGCGACAAGCCGGCAGATGGCTGACAATGAATTGAGTAAATAAGAGAGAGGTCAATCGACCTCTGCCGCCTATAAACAAGTTGTGAGCGCAGAGTATCTGTCGGAAACGCGGCCTCGTAATAAACACGCTCGTGCGCACTTTTTGGTTCAACATCGCCCTGCTCGGCTGACGGCTCGTCCCGCCAAAACCGTCTGGAGGCGCCCCCAATTGAGCGAATGTCTCGCCGCCGCAGGCCGCATTCATCAATTCGATCACGGATCAGATCATGGGTCTCGCCCCCTTCTTCGATCGCGCACGCCAGAGCGCCGCGCAAGTGCTCCGCGAGTGCGGAAGC harbors:
- a CDS encoding GMC family oxidoreductase encodes the protein MEAPTVDRSVAYDVIVVGAGSAGCIVAGRLAAETEARVLVLEDGGRDWSPLISIPAGFSKLLEYGQFMYPYETVAQQHLGGRRIPLVQGRGLGGSGSINAMVWVIGQPRDYDAWQVAAGDGSAWSFADMLPHFRAMEENEVFAGPTHGADGPVTVSQPLAIAPINRAVLKAFQQVGLPYNPDYNGGQQRGVGPCQLNVANAERCSSAHAYLHPAETRPNLTVRTGALVTRVIVEGDRAIGVELMHSGVVERVYAAEIVLCAGALSTPRLLMLSGIGPEAELARHGIPVAVRSEGVGENLHDHPEVPVIAQSYTEMGYLKDSSLFGAFKAGLRYIGTKSGPASSNGIETVAHFNPEFPDQEPTVQCFHAPVIARRALGQLDPEPGLTLENVVLQPKSRGRLTLKDADPKSMALIDPNYLSHPDDMRTMLLGLRYAREVLNAPALKAVLKPELLPGAAVQSDADLTAYARENMSCMLHPVGTCRMGCDDGAVVDASLRVRGVRGLRVIDASIMPNIVSGNTNAAVMALAHKGTDMMLAEIAP
- a CDS encoding FMN-dependent NADH-azoreductase, producing the protein MTVLLHIDSSVRGERSISRRLSKAFVDAWLTASPRTTVLRRDLSVCPPHFVDESWIAAAFTDPASRTTEMRDALADSDELIDELEAADVLLLGTPMFNYGMPARLKAWVDLVVRVGRTFSFDLERGDYPLEAMLFGKSLVLLTSTGEFGFASGGPRATMNHLDTHIATVRGYLGVQDMFHVGVEYQEFGDVRHAASVATALAAIPGLVASVAGHIEAA